The segment ACAGGTGAGGTGCCGCAACAGGCCAGACCCCATCGCATTCTGATCGTTGACGACAGCCGGCTGCAAAGGCGGGTTCTGTCAAAAATGCTCGGCAAGTGGGGCTTTGACGTGACCGAGGCGGCAAGCGGTGCCCAAGCTTTGGAATTCTGCGCAGAGCGGATGCCGGACCTTATCGTCAGCGACTGGATCATGCCCGGTATGTCGGGCATCGAGTTTTGCAGTGCGCTGCGCGAGATGCCGCAAGACGATTACGCCTATTTCATCCTGCTCACCTCTAAAAGCGAGAAGATCGAAGTGGCAGAGGGACTTGATTCAGGGGCCGATGATTTCCTGACGAAACCGGTTGATGCCGACGAGTTGCGCGCAAGGATCACGGCGGGTGAACGGATTTTGCGGATGCAACGGGAACTCTCCCTAAAAAACAGGTTGGTCAGTGAAACGCTTGGCGAATTGCAACGCGTGTATGACTTGCTGGATCAGGATTTGCTTGAGGCGAAGAAGCTTCAGCAATCGCTTTTGCGAGAACGACAGCGCAGTTTCGAGGAAGGGCATCTTTCATTGATGCTGCGGTCGTCGGGGCATGTTGGCGGTGATCTTGTCGGGTTCTTTCCCGCAGATGACGGGCAGCTTGGTCTTTTCGCCATCGATGTGTCCGGTCACGGGATCAGCTCGGCGTTGATGACGGCGCGGCTTGCCGGATATCTGTCGGCCACGGCACCGGATCAGAATATCGCCCTGTCCCGACAGCCGGATGGTAGGTATCATACAAACCCACCTGCGAAGGTCATCGAAAAGCTGAATGATCTGGTGCTTACTGAGATGGATACCGAGCATTATTTCACCCTGCTGCTTG is part of the Sulfitobacter geojensis genome and harbors:
- a CDS encoding PP2C family protein-serine/threonine phosphatase, producing the protein MEHRQRAPKVTGEVPQQARPHRILIVDDSRLQRRVLSKMLGKWGFDVTEAASGAQALEFCAERMPDLIVSDWIMPGMSGIEFCSALREMPQDDYAYFILLTSKSEKIEVAEGLDSGADDFLTKPVDADELRARITAGERILRMQRELSLKNRLVSETLGELQRVYDLLDQDLLEAKKLQQSLLRERQRSFEEGHLSLMLRSSGHVGGDLVGFFPADDGQLGLFAIDVSGHGISSALMTARLAGYLSATAPDQNIALSRQPDGRYHTNPPAKVIEKLNDLVLTEMDTEHYFTLLLAFVHMASGRVTIAQAGHPHPLIQRADGSVEQSGSGGFPVGLIEGVSFTQFDVQLSAGDRLLLLSDGVTECPDNSGEMLGEEGLTAMIEQMGGVRQNALLEALMWELSSFAGTEEFPDDVSAILFEYSGPPSQ